The following are encoded in a window of Bradyrhizobium guangdongense genomic DNA:
- a CDS encoding tetratricopeptide repeat protein, translating into MTKAAVPLLIVLGVAIGLSTHTVVNCGDEDEPDICSAVIGFSPLRGSLIAFAYEGRGRIALRHGDNGRAIADFNEAIHLNPNRASLYRDRAQAHRQNGELDLAIADYDEAIALDPRPAVPYRERGFALAAKGDLDRAILSYSTAVRLDPADAQARLDRGLAFLARGQAEDARADFEAALALPPGKDGRARDTARAKLAELTRAEPTQVSTPQR; encoded by the coding sequence ATGACCAAAGCTGCGGTGCCATTGTTGATCGTCCTGGGCGTGGCCATTGGCCTGTCCACGCATACGGTCGTGAATTGCGGCGACGAGGACGAGCCCGATATCTGCTCGGCCGTGATCGGCTTCTCGCCGCTTCGCGGCTCCCTGATCGCCTTCGCCTATGAGGGGCGCGGGCGCATCGCGCTGCGCCACGGCGACAACGGCCGGGCGATCGCGGACTTCAACGAGGCCATCCATCTCAATCCCAACCGCGCTTCGCTCTATCGCGACCGCGCGCAGGCGCACCGTCAGAACGGGGAGCTGGATCTTGCGATTGCCGATTACGACGAGGCGATCGCGCTCGATCCCAGGCCGGCCGTGCCGTATCGCGAGCGGGGCTTCGCGCTCGCCGCCAAGGGCGATCTCGACCGCGCGATCTTGAGCTACAGCACGGCGGTCCGCCTCGACCCCGCGGACGCGCAGGCCCGTCTCGACCGCGGCCTTGCCTTTCTCGCCCGCGGTCAGGCCGAGGACGCGCGCGCCGATTTCGAGGCTGCTCTCGCGCTGCCTCCCGGCAAGGACGGCCGCGCCCGCGACACCGCGCGCGCAAAGCTCGCCGAGCTCACGCGCGCCGAGCCGACCCAGGTCTCCACACCGCAGCGGTGA
- the htpX gene encoding zinc metalloprotease HtpX: MNYLRTAMLLAGLTALFMAVGYLIGGASGAMIALVIAAATNLFTYWNSDRAVLSMYGAHEVDRRSAPELVGLVAELAGRAGLPMPRVFLMDEAQPNAFATGRNPENAAVAVTVGLMNQLSREELAGVIAHELAHIKNHDTLLMTVTATIAGAISMLAQFGMFFGGNRDNNGPGIVGSILMMILAPLGAMLVQMAISRTREYAADNLGARIAGQPMWLASALVKIENAAHQVPNFDAERNPATAHMFIINPLSGHGVDNLFATHPSTQNRIAALQQLAAELGTRAAPSVGANENYPPQGPWGRSSSSGPSRGPARGPWG; this comes from the coding sequence ATGAACTATCTGCGTACTGCAATGCTTCTCGCAGGTCTCACCGCCCTGTTCATGGCGGTGGGTTATCTGATCGGCGGCGCCAGCGGCGCCATGATCGCGCTCGTCATCGCTGCCGCGACCAACCTCTTCACCTACTGGAACTCCGACCGCGCGGTGCTTTCGATGTACGGCGCCCATGAGGTCGACCGTCGCAGCGCGCCGGAGCTCGTCGGGCTCGTTGCCGAGCTTGCGGGCCGCGCCGGCCTGCCGATGCCGCGCGTGTTCCTGATGGACGAGGCGCAACCCAACGCGTTCGCGACAGGCCGCAATCCCGAGAACGCCGCCGTCGCCGTCACCGTCGGCCTGATGAACCAGCTCAGCCGCGAGGAGCTTGCCGGCGTGATCGCGCACGAGCTCGCGCACATCAAGAATCACGACACGCTGCTGATGACCGTGACCGCGACCATCGCCGGCGCGATCTCCATGCTGGCCCAGTTCGGCATGTTCTTCGGCGGCAACCGCGACAACAACGGCCCCGGCATCGTCGGCTCGATCCTGATGATGATCCTTGCTCCCCTCGGCGCGATGCTGGTGCAGATGGCGATCAGCCGCACGCGCGAATACGCCGCCGACAATCTCGGCGCGCGCATCGCGGGGCAGCCGATGTGGCTTGCGTCGGCGCTGGTGAAGATCGAAAATGCCGCGCATCAGGTGCCGAACTTCGACGCGGAGCGAAACCCCGCCACTGCACATATGTTCATCATCAATCCGCTGTCCGGCCACGGCGTCGACAATCTCTTCGCCACCCATCCCTCGACGCAGAATCGCATCGCGGCGCTCCAGCAACTCGCGGCCGAGCTCGGCACGCGCGCTGCGCCTTCGGTCGGCGCCAACGAGAACTATCCCCCGCAGGGCCCGTGGGGCCGCTCGTCCTCGTCGGGTCCTTCCCGTGGCCCTGCCCGTGGTCCCTGGGGCTGA